A portion of the Cryptomeria japonica chromosome 5, Sugi_1.0, whole genome shotgun sequence genome contains these proteins:
- the LOC131075536 gene encoding L-type lectin-domain containing receptor kinase IV.1-like, which yields MLTFCQLTSCFAIVLPLLLCSSHFACADIFSYGVFNESNIILLKDASIHSQRVVTLTNQTRHSIGRVLYPNPIKIKASNNSILPFSTTFVMYIGVPSKGKGGNGMVFIMAPNNSVVGAQDSQYLGIASPKTNGLQSNHFLAVEFDTAYDHDVGDIDDNHIGVNVNGVRSFESQPAAYWLDDDHFNNFSLKSGENKQVWIDYDHEEDRLNVSVAMYGMEKPIRPLISVKKFNLSAVLKEDVYVGFSASTGFQAIEDHHILGWSFSTEGKAPTLDLSDLPSLIRKERTTKSRGFAAGVTAASLVVFFVAVFFALIKVKEIINRDLIEEWELEFWPHRIPHEELKAATQNFNNDQLVGCGGFGRVYKGVLGRSGLEVAVKCITKDSTAGMKEFVSEISSVGRLQHRNLIQLRGWCRKSKQLFIVYDYMPNGSLDKLIFPDPESKAEVLPSERRYAILKGIAAGLLYLHEQWERRVVHRDVKSSNVLLDSELNAKLGDFGLSRLYDHTQNPQTTQVVGTVGYIAPEVTNTGKVTPSSDVFSFGVVLLEVACGRRPVDLAKDSEQIVLLDWVKDLYQNGKILHAADPNLNGVYDVEEMERVLKLGLFCSHPQPVKRPGIGTVLQILEGQAPFPGHEALPISYDASYMDYGSAVVHITDEESTANQMISIPATTSTSQGYEIDSDYGLGR from the exons ATGCTTACCTTTTGCCAGCTAACCTCATGTTTTGCCATAGTGCTGCCATTGTTATTGTGCAGCTCACACTTTGCCTGCGCCGACATTTTCAGCTACGGGGTTTTCAACGAATCCAACATAATATTACTAAAGGATGCTTCCATACATTCTCAGCGGGTGGTcaccctaaccaatcaaacaaggCATTCAATAGGCCGTGTTCTGTACCCCAACCCCATCAAAATAAAAGCCAGCAATAATTCAATTTTACCCTTCAGCACTACCTTTGTTATGTACATTGGGGTTCCATCTAAGGGGAAGGGCGGGAATGGGATGGTTTTTATCATGGCTCCCAATAACTCTGTTGTGGGCGCCCAAGATTCCCAGTACCTGGGAATCGCCTCCCCTAAAACAAATGGTCTCCAATCCAACCATTTCTTGGCAGTAGAATTTGATACGGCATATGACCATGATGTTGGCGATATAGATGACAACCATATTGGAGTTAACGTGAACGGCGTTAGATCATTTGAATCTCAGCCGGCAGCCTATTGGTTGGACGATGATCATTTTAACAATTTCAGCCTGAAAAGTGGAGAGAACAAGCAAGTCTGGATTGATTATGATCATGAAGAAGATCGGCTTAATGTGAGTGTTGCAATGTACGGGATGGAGAAGCCTATCCGGCCTTTGATATCTGTTAAGAAATTTAATCTCTCAGCAGTTTTGAAGGAAGATGTGTATGTGGGGTTTTCTGCATCGACAGGGTTTCAAGCAATTGAAGATCATCATATTCTCGGCTGGAGCTTCAGTACTGAAG GTAAAGCACCGACCCTAGATCTCTCAGATCTCCCTTCATTGATCAGAAAAGAGCGTACAACTAAATCCAGAGGCTTTGCGGCTGGTGTGACTGCAGCATCTCTAGTTGTGTTCTTTGTTGCCGTCTTCTTTGCATTAATTAAAGTCAAAGAAATAataaatagggacttgattgaagAATGGGAGCTAGAGTTTTGGCCTCACAGAATTCCACACGAAGAGCTAAAAGCTGCCACACAAAACTTCAATAATGACCAGCTGGTGGGCTGCGGGGGTTTCGGACGGGTTTACAAGGGCGTTCTCGGCAGAAGCGGCCTGGAAGTTGCAGTGAAATGCATCACAAAGGACTCCACTGCAGGAATGAAGGAATTTGTTTCAGAAATCTCCAGCGTGGGTCGTCTTCAACACAGAAACCTTATTCAATTGCGGGGATGGTGCAGGAAGAGCAAACAGCTATTTATTGTTTATGACTACATGCCAAACGGAAGCCTGGATAAATTAATATTCCCTGACCCAGAGTCAAAAGCAGAAGTGCTGCCATCGGAGCGAAGATACGCAATTCTGAAGGGTATCGCTGCAGGGTTGTTATATCTTCACGAGCAATGGGAACGCAGAGTGGTACACAGAGATGTGAAATCCAGCAATGTGTTGCTTGATTCAGAGCTTAATGCAAAACTTGGAGATTTTGGGCTTTCTCGTTTGTACGACCATACTCAAAATCCACAGACAACTCAGGTTGTAGGGACTGTTGGGTATATCGCTCCAGAAGTCACAAATACAGGGAAAGTTACTCCAAGCTCTGATGTATTCAGTTTTGGCGTTGTTTTACTGGAAGTTGCATGTGGCAGGAGGCCCGTAGATTTGGCCAAGGATAGTGAACAGATTGTTTTGTTGGATTGGGTGAAAGATCTATATCAAAATGGAAAAATCCTGCATGCAGCTGACCCTAATCTTAATGGTGtgtatgatgtggaagaaatggaaAGAGTGCTAAAATTGGGATTGTTTTGTTCTCATCCTCAACCGGTAAAAAGACCTGGCATCGGAACAGTACTGCAAATATTGGAAGGCCAAGCTCCATTCCCCGGTCACGAGGCTCTACCGATTTCTTACGATGCAAGTTACATGGATTATGGCAGTGCTGTTGTTCATATTACAGATGAAGAGTCAACTGCCAATCAAATGATTTCCATTCCTGCAACCACTTCAACTAGCCAAGGTTATGAGATTGATTCTGATTATGGTTTAGGCAGATAA